The Methanococcus maripaludis genome has a window encoding:
- a CDS encoding ATP-grasp fold amidoligase family protein produces MAIDDLDFSKLLQLVLKCNHDSGSVVICKDKTKFDFKEARRKLNRCLKRNYYYLSREWPYKNVKPKIVCEKYLLDNENLELNDYRFLCCDGNPKFIMVDFNTTDKTKKRRNLYDLEWNLLGAEISYPRELGIKCPKPNNLEKMINLSKRLSKGIPHVRVDLYSIKDKIYFGEMTFYHQSGTAKINPKEFEIEMGNWIELSKTKK; encoded by the coding sequence ATTCGGGAAGTGTAGTAATTTGTAAGGATAAAACTAAGTTTGATTTTAAAGAAGCTAGGAGAAAACTCAACAGATGTTTAAAAAGGAATTATTATTATTTATCAAGAGAATGGCCGTATAAAAACGTAAAACCCAAGATAGTCTGTGAAAAATACCTTTTAGATAATGAAAATTTGGAGTTAAATGATTATCGGTTTTTATGTTGTGATGGAAACCCTAAATTTATAATGGTAGATTTTAATACCACCGATAAAACCAAAAAAAGAAGAAATTTATATGATTTGGAGTGGAATTTGTTAGGTGCTGAAATTTCATATCCTCGAGAGTTGGGAATCAAATGTCCGAAACCAAATAATCTTGAAAAAATGATAAATTTGAGCAAACGTTTGTCCAAAGGAATCCCGCATGTTAGAGTTGATCTTTATTCAATCAAAGATAAAATCTATTTTGGGGAAATGACTTTTTATCACCAATCTGGAACTGCAAAAATAAATCCAAAAGAATTTGAAATTGAAATGGGAAACTGGATAGAATTATCTAAAACAAAAAAATGA
- the glmU gene encoding bifunctional sugar-1-phosphate nucleotidylyltransferase/acetyltransferase has product MDAIILCAGKGTRLYPITESRPKPMIPIAGKPILEHIIEKIENYVEKIYLVVGFEKEKIIEYFKENPKIEYILQEKQLGTGHAVLTAKNFIKDDFLVLNGDIIFEDSIDEILVYENAVALSKVGHPENFGVVELGYDNKIINLLEKPKKEELPSNLINAGIYKLQNNVFDILENLVPSERGEIELTDALKKLIENGKLHGIELNGYWNDIGHPWDVLSANNRFLNKIISKVSGKIENNVSITGNVIIEEGAVIKPNSVIEGPVIIKSGSIVGPLAYIRPNTVLMENTFVGNSSEIKGSIILENTKIPHLSYVGDSIIGANCNFGCNTITANLRFDDKPVMVNIKGKPVKSVRKLGAIIGDNVKTGIQVSFMPGVKIGSNSLIGANCLIDNDIEQNSFVYKKDELVITKKRN; this is encoded by the coding sequence ATGGATGCAATAATATTATGTGCGGGAAAAGGAACCAGATTATATCCAATAACAGAATCACGTCCAAAACCAATGATTCCAATTGCTGGAAAACCCATATTGGAACATATTATTGAAAAAATCGAAAACTACGTTGAAAAAATATATCTTGTTGTGGGTTTTGAAAAAGAAAAAATAATTGAATATTTTAAAGAAAATCCAAAAATTGAATATATTTTGCAGGAAAAACAGCTTGGAACGGGTCATGCGGTTTTAACTGCTAAAAATTTTATAAAAGACGATTTTTTAGTTTTAAATGGGGACATTATCTTTGAAGATTCAATTGATGAAATTTTAGTTTATGAAAATGCAGTAGCGTTATCAAAAGTAGGCCATCCCGAAAATTTTGGTGTAGTTGAACTTGGATACGACAATAAAATAATAAATTTGCTTGAAAAACCAAAAAAAGAAGAATTACCCTCAAATCTTATCAATGCGGGAATTTACAAACTTCAAAATAATGTATTTGATATTTTAGAAAATCTTGTTCCATCTGAACGCGGAGAGATTGAATTAACTGACGCTCTGAAAAAGCTAATTGAGAATGGAAAACTTCACGGAATTGAATTAAATGGTTACTGGAATGATATTGGTCATCCATGGGATGTTTTAAGTGCAAACAACCGCTTTTTAAATAAAATAATTTCAAAAGTTTCTGGAAAAATTGAAAACAATGTATCAATTACTGGAAATGTTATAATTGAAGAAGGGGCAGTAATAAAACCAAATTCTGTAATCGAAGGGCCAGTAATTATAAAATCAGGTTCAATTGTCGGACCTTTAGCATATATCCGTCCAAATACTGTTTTAATGGAAAACACCTTTGTTGGAAACTCTTCAGAAATTAAGGGAAGTATTATCCTTGAAAATACGAAAATCCCGCATCTATCTTACGTTGGAGATAGTATAATTGGTGCGAACTGTAATTTTGGCTGTAACACGATAACTGCAAATTTGAGATTTGATGATAAACCTGTCATGGTAAATATCAAAGGAAAACCTGTAAAAAGTGTTAGAAAACTTGGCGCAATAATTGGTGACAATGTAAAAACTGGAATTCAAGTGTCATTCATGCCAGGTGTTAAAATTGGCAGTAATTCTTTAATCGGTGCAAATTGCCTGATTGATAATGATATTGAACAGAATAGTTTCGTTTATAAAAAAGACGAGCTTGTAATTACTAAAAAGAGGAATTAA
- a CDS encoding cation:proton antiporter (subunit G of antiporter complex involved in resistance to high concentrations of Na+, K+, Li+ and/or alkali) codes for MFDDIVLIIASIGILLASFRLWVEKDREKMVYARLHITGVIDIACIVILLVFKQYLLALTYLVLVPFSAHAIANADFFDELKKQ; via the coding sequence ATGTTTGACGATATTGTACTAATAATCGCGTCTATTGGGATATTGTTAGCATCATTTAGACTATGGGTTGAAAAAGACCGCGAAAAAATGGTTTATGCAAGGCTCCACATCACAGGGGTTATCGATATTGCATGTATCGTGATATTACTTGTATTTAAACAGTATCTGCTCGCATTAACATATCTTGTGTTAGTTCCATTCTCAGCACATGCAATAGCAAATGCAGACTTCTTCGATGAACTAAAAAAGCAGTAA
- a CDS encoding glycosyltransferase has protein sequence MHPKISVIMSTYNEPVDYIKNSVDSILSQSFNDFEFIIILDNPNNFEIWAELERYASKDDRIRLIKNEKNLGAAESRNNGINISKGNYIAIMDADDISLPYRLEVQYEYMEKNPEIFLIGSGIIDMDGNGKAIVKHKMITSEARLKKILEKRNSINHPTIMFRNNGKTYYREKFVNAQDYDLYLRLLSEKKRLKNIPEILVKYRINQNSISCSRTTKQKYYAKKALEYYEQRLKTGSDNYSELNVNEIENLMLDCSSDTLKANIEVNLKLGNFKDAKKLMNQYFNTEGYINVILIYYILACFGKKMFFGIYRLYWDFLNIIK, from the coding sequence ATGCATCCAAAAATTTCAGTAATAATGTCTACATATAATGAACCAGTGGATTACATAAAAAATTCAGTAGATTCAATATTATCCCAATCATTCAATGATTTTGAATTTATAATTATTTTGGATAATCCTAACAATTTTGAAATATGGGCAGAACTCGAGAGATATGCTTCAAAAGATGATCGAATAAGACTAATAAAAAATGAAAAAAATCTTGGAGCAGCAGAATCACGGAACAACGGGATTAATATTTCAAAAGGAAATTATATAGCAATTATGGATGCTGATGATATTTCCTTACCATATCGGTTAGAGGTACAGTATGAATATATGGAAAAAAATCCTGAAATTTTTTTAATTGGTTCGGGAATAATTGATATGGATGGAAACGGAAAAGCGATTGTAAAACATAAAATGATTACTTCAGAAGCCCGATTAAAAAAGATACTCGAAAAAAGAAATTCAATAAATCATCCTACAATAATGTTTCGAAATAATGGAAAAACCTATTATCGAGAAAAATTTGTAAATGCACAGGATTATGATTTATACTTGAGGTTACTCTCCGAAAAAAAACGTTTAAAAAATATTCCTGAAATTTTGGTAAAATATCGAATAAATCAAAATTCCATTTCATGCTCTAGAACAACTAAACAGAAATATTATGCTAAAAAAGCTTTAGAATACTATGAACAGAGACTTAAAACAGGTTCCGACAATTACTCAGAACTTAATGTTAATGAAATTGAAAATTTGATGTTAGATTGTTCAAGTGACACTCTAAAAGCGAATATTGAAGTAAATTTAAAATTGGGAAATTTTAAAGATGCTAAAAAATTAATGAACCAGTACTTTAATACTGAAGGGTATATTAACGTAATTTTGATATATTATATATTAGCATGTTTTGGGAAAAAAATGTTTTTTGGAATTTATCGCCTATATTGGGATTTTTTAAATATTATTAAATAA
- a CDS encoding DUF4040 domain-containing protein, producing MSIYIDFLIMALVLMSYIGALIQKDLIKCVVLTGLGGLGLAYLFSSLLAPDVALTEAILGGAVLPAFFAFTVRRTQRLDE from the coding sequence ATGAGTATTTATATTGATTTTTTAATAATGGCACTCGTTTTAATGTCATACATCGGTGCTTTAATTCAAAAAGACTTAATTAAATGTGTTGTTTTAACTGGGCTTGGCGGACTTGGACTTGCATACCTATTCAGCTCATTACTTGCCCCAGATGTTGCATTAACAGAAGCAATTTTGGGTGGCGCAGTTTTACCTGCATTTTTTGCATTTACAGTTAGAAGAACACAGAGACTTGATGAATAA
- a CDS encoding glycosyltransferase: MTGEENNPTVSVIMPNYNNEKYLPEAIESILNQTYENFEFIIIDDFSTDTSWNIIQNYAKKDNRIKAFRNEQNLKIVKTRNKGFELMSPNSKYIAIFDSDDISLPERLEKQVMFLEKNLDYGLIGSHTLIIDESSAIIGSRKYETDFKKIIKNMVKKNQIAQPSAMIGKSVLNEVGHYNEKYTRCQDYELWFRIAKVFKIGNLDEFLIKYRVSKTQGKTTNLKETLKFTLDIQKKWLFDKKFFSIFGVIYYFLEHLMYFLPTNVVLKLFKVLNYEKA; this comes from the coding sequence ATGACTGGGGAAGAAAATAATCCAACAGTTTCTGTTATAATGCCAAATTATAACAATGAAAAATATTTGCCTGAAGCAATTGAATCAATCTTAAATCAAACTTATGAAAATTTTGAATTTATCATAATTGATGATTTTTCAACAGACACCTCTTGGAATATAATTCAAAATTACGCTAAAAAAGATAATAGAATTAAAGCATTTAGAAACGAACAGAATTTAAAAATTGTAAAAACAAGAAATAAAGGTTTTGAATTAATGTCTCCAAATTCAAAATATATTGCAATTTTTGATAGTGACGATATATCCCTACCAGAAAGACTAGAAAAACAGGTTATGTTCTTGGAAAAAAACTTGGATTACGGGTTGATTGGAAGCCATACTTTGATAATTGATGAAAGTTCCGCCATAATAGGATCTAGAAAATATGAAACAGATTTTAAAAAAATAATTAAAAATATGGTTAAAAAAAATCAAATCGCTCAGCCTTCTGCAATGATCGGAAAATCTGTTTTAAATGAAGTTGGACATTATAACGAAAAATATACTCGATGTCAGGATTATGAATTGTGGTTTAGAATTGCTAAAGTTTTTAAAATTGGAAATTTAGATGAATTTTTAATAAAATATCGTGTAAGTAAAACTCAAGGAAAAACGACCAACTTAAAAGAAACTTTGAAATTTACATTGGATATTCAGAAAAAATGGCTTTTTGATAAAAAATTTTTTAGTATCTTTGGAGTTATATATTACTTTTTAGAGCATTTGATGTATTTTTTACCCACAAATGTTGTTTTAAAATTGTTTAAGGTTTTAAATTATGAAAAAGCTTAA
- a CDS encoding deoxyuridine 5'-triphosphate nucleotidohydrolase, protein MIIGPNITKDFLSDLKEGQLQQCGVDLKLDKIYKIEGNGAIDFSNEKRVLPEHVLIFDSEKDEKIDLECGSYIVKIKEKMNIPENMAGFAYPRSTLLRMGVTLYTAVHDPGYEGYASYLMHVMNPVTMYKYAKIAQIVFSEVKDGNGTYSGIYHKK, encoded by the coding sequence ATGATAATTGGACCAAATATCACAAAAGATTTTTTATCTGATTTAAAAGAAGGCCAGCTCCAGCAGTGCGGTGTTGATTTAAAACTCGATAAAATTTATAAAATTGAAGGAAATGGAGCAATTGATTTTTCAAATGAAAAACGGGTTCTTCCAGAGCATGTTTTAATCTTTGATTCGGAAAAAGACGAAAAAATAGACCTCGAATGCGGAAGTTATATTGTAAAAATTAAAGAAAAAATGAATATTCCAGAAAATATGGCTGGTTTTGCATATCCTAGAAGTACGCTACTTAGAATGGGTGTAACACTTTATACTGCAGTACACGATCCAGGATACGAAGGTTATGCAAGTTATTTAATGCATGTAATGAATCCTGTAACGATGTACAAATATGCAAAAATTGCACAGATTGTATTTTCCGAAGTTAAGGATGGAAATGGAACTTACAGTGGAATATATCATAAAAAATAA
- a CDS encoding glycosyltransferase family 2 protein codes for MKKLKLCVLITTMNENIKRVKEELLPQLKNCEVVISHQITNGSIKPYNEILGNNVKYVYMYDKGLSKNRNNALKHATGDICIICDDDVNFVDNFEEKIKSSYSSESIDIVTYKSVDFDGKERKNYPKTKFKHNLKSILSVSSIEISFKRDPVISKGLTFDENFGFSKYIGCEENIFLKDCLDNGLNVIFVPEQIVIHPIESSGTFWTEHSVYSKGAAFKRMYGTLGGLSLCFILSLLKYKSYGKNLSFFKFLRLILNGFFEYTKT; via the coding sequence ATGAAAAAGCTTAAATTATGTGTTTTAATTACCACAATGAATGAAAATATTAAACGAGTTAAGGAAGAATTACTGCCACAATTAAAAAATTGTGAAGTTGTAATCTCTCATCAAATTACCAACGGAAGTATAAAACCATATAATGAAATTCTTGGCAATAATGTTAAATATGTTTATATGTATGATAAGGGGTTATCCAAAAATAGAAATAATGCTTTAAAACATGCCACTGGTGACATATGTATTATTTGTGATGATGATGTAAATTTTGTTGATAATTTTGAAGAAAAAATTAAATCCTCGTATAGTAGTGAATCGATAGATATCGTAACGTACAAATCAGTAGATTTTGATGGGAAAGAGCGAAAAAATTATCCTAAAACAAAATTTAAACATAATTTAAAAAGTATACTATCGGTTAGTTCTATTGAAATTTCGTTTAAAAGAGATCCGGTAATTTCTAAAGGATTAACTTTTGATGAAAATTTTGGTTTTTCTAAATATATAGGCTGTGAAGAAAATATTTTTCTAAAAGATTGTTTAGATAATGGATTAAATGTAATATTTGTTCCAGAACAAATAGTAATACATCCAATTGAAAGTTCCGGAACATTTTGGACAGAACATTCTGTTTACTCAAAAGGTGCTGCATTTAAAAGAATGTATGGTACGTTGGGAGGACTTTCGCTCTGTTTTATACTTTCACTTTTAAAATACAAAAGTTACGGCAAAAATTTAAGTTTTTTTAAATTTTTAAGGTTAATATTAAATGGATTCTTTGAATATACTAAAACATAA
- a CDS encoding mannose-1-phosphate guanylyltransferase/mannose-6-phosphate isomerase, with protein sequence MKSIILAGGSGTRLWPLSREYFPKQFIKFKKLNKSLFQKTFERSLNLADGNLEDICIVTNEKYKFLILGQIEELGLNFPEKNILIEPVAKNTLPAIYYGIKHFKKSGEFNIAVFPSDHLIENEELLLETFLNSEELAKKYLLTFGITPNKPHTGYGYIKPGKKLENGNLVEEFKEKPDLKTAEEYINKCYLWNSGMFLLNSDIFENELKIHAPEIYEAFETENVEKTFESVPNISIDYGIMEKSKNVAVVPINITWNDLGSFDAFYDEFETDENKNITPVENICINSSGNLVNTSDKKIVSLIGIDDAIIVDTRDSLLICKKGQSEKVKDIVNILKSKKDERAELHKKVYRSWGIYEILEDSEIYKIKKITVLPGKKLSYQLHHHRSEHWVIVKGMAKVTVEGEEYFVRNGESTFVKSGLKHRLENPGKLPLEMIEIQIGEYFKEDDIIRFDDDWGRK encoded by the coding sequence ATGAAATCCATAATTTTAGCAGGGGGAAGTGGAACAAGACTCTGGCCACTTAGTAGGGAATATTTCCCAAAACAATTTATAAAATTTAAAAAATTGAACAAATCATTGTTTCAAAAAACGTTTGAAAGAAGCCTAAATCTTGCAGATGGAAATCTTGAAGATATTTGTATTGTAACAAATGAAAAGTATAAATTTTTAATTTTAGGACAGATTGAAGAATTAGGCTTAAACTTTCCTGAAAAAAACATTTTAATCGAACCTGTTGCTAAAAATACACTTCCTGCAATATACTACGGCATTAAACATTTTAAAAAATCAGGCGAATTCAATATTGCTGTTTTTCCTTCAGATCATTTAATAGAAAATGAAGAGTTATTACTTGAAACATTTTTAAATTCTGAAGAACTTGCGAAAAAATACCTGTTAACTTTTGGAATAACCCCAAATAAACCACATACGGGATATGGATACATAAAACCGGGAAAAAAACTTGAAAACGGAAATTTAGTTGAAGAATTTAAAGAAAAACCTGATTTGAAAACTGCCGAAGAATATATTAACAAATGTTATCTTTGGAACAGCGGCATGTTTTTATTAAATTCAGATATTTTTGAAAATGAACTTAAAATCCACGCTCCTGAGATTTATGAAGCATTTGAAACTGAAAACGTTGAAAAAACCTTTGAAAGTGTTCCAAACATATCAATAGATTATGGAATAATGGAAAAATCAAAAAATGTGGCAGTTGTTCCGATAAATATTACTTGGAATGACCTTGGAAGCTTTGATGCATTTTACGACGAATTTGAAACTGATGAAAATAAAAACATAACCCCTGTTGAAAATATCTGCATAAATTCAAGCGGAAATTTAGTAAATACATCCGATAAAAAAATAGTTTCACTAATTGGTATCGATGATGCAATAATTGTAGATACGAGAGATTCGTTATTGATCTGTAAAAAAGGCCAGTCTGAAAAAGTAAAAGATATTGTAAACATTTTAAAATCTAAAAAAGATGAAAGAGCAGAACTCCATAAAAAAGTTTACCGTTCATGGGGAATTTATGAAATTTTAGAAGATTCAGAAATCTATAAAATTAAAAAAATTACTGTTCTTCCTGGAAAAAAATTAAGCTACCAGCTCCACCACCACAGGAGCGAACACTGGGTTATTGTAAAAGGAATGGCGAAAGTTACTGTTGAAGGTGAAGAATACTTTGTAAGAAATGGGGAAAGTACATTTGTAAAATCAGGTTTAAAGCACAGATTAGAAAACCCTGGGAAACTCCCTCTTGAAATGATAGAAATACAAATTGGAGAATATTTTAAAGAAGACGATATTATAAGGTTTGATGATGACTGGGGAAGAAAATAA
- the glmM gene encoding phosphoglucosamine mutase, with translation MKLFGTSGIRMKNLDPLIAYKVGFAISKNFKKAVIGRDTRTTGNLIESAITAGLLNGGCDVTTIGMVPTPVLGYSARDYDLGIMITASHNPPEYNGIKLFNKNGTAFDPKQEEKLEKIIANDDFNEGTWDNIGCASEDKTAVKKYSEYILQNVDIKTNFNVVVDCANAAGCVVSPNIFTEAGCKVISVNSHCDGRFVGRMPEPNETNLKETVDIIKGLNSNGRNYIGIAHDGDADRMIAIDELGRVTDFDKLLAAFCKYVVQKTGADKIVTTVDASMAIDEYLDEFGAKVIRTKIGDVAVAEELEKTGAIFGGEPSGTWIHRDIHLTPDGILSGLRVLEMMEFYGKKLCDIIDEVPSYYNMREKIACPDNLKQKVMDYISKEGKKIFEKEPETLDGVRFSFEKGWMLIRPSGTESYVRVRVEAKDEDFAEKLMENGISMVKTGISEN, from the coding sequence TTGAAACTTTTTGGGACTTCCGGGATTAGAATGAAAAATTTAGATCCTTTAATTGCATACAAGGTTGGTTTTGCAATTTCAAAGAATTTTAAAAAGGCAGTAATCGGAAGAGATACGAGAACTACTGGAAACTTAATTGAAAGTGCAATCACAGCAGGACTTCTTAATGGGGGCTGTGATGTAACTACAATTGGCATGGTTCCAACTCCGGTTTTAGGTTACTCTGCAAGAGACTATGATTTAGGAATAATGATCACAGCATCGCACAATCCTCCGGAATACAATGGTATCAAGTTATTTAATAAAAACGGAACTGCATTTGATCCAAAACAGGAAGAAAAACTTGAAAAAATAATTGCAAATGACGATTTTAATGAAGGTACTTGGGATAATATTGGCTGTGCTAGTGAAGACAAAACCGCAGTTAAAAAGTATTCTGAGTATATTTTACAAAATGTAGATATAAAAACGAATTTTAATGTTGTCGTTGACTGTGCAAATGCAGCAGGATGTGTTGTTTCTCCAAATATATTTACTGAGGCAGGTTGCAAGGTAATTTCTGTAAATTCACATTGCGATGGAAGATTTGTTGGGAGAATGCCTGAACCAAACGAAACAAATCTGAAAGAAACTGTTGATATTATAAAAGGATTAAATTCAAACGGTAGAAATTATATTGGGATTGCACACGACGGTGATGCTGATCGAATGATCGCAATTGACGAACTTGGAAGAGTTACTGACTTTGACAAGCTTTTAGCGGCATTTTGTAAATATGTTGTTCAAAAAACAGGTGCAGACAAAATTGTAACCACAGTTGACGCTTCCATGGCAATTGATGAATATTTGGATGAATTTGGAGCTAAAGTAATAAGAACCAAGATTGGAGATGTTGCAGTAGCTGAAGAACTTGAAAAAACAGGTGCTATTTTTGGAGGGGAACCTTCTGGAACCTGGATACATCGAGATATTCATTTAACGCCTGATGGTATTCTTTCAGGACTTCGGGTTTTAGAAATGATGGAATTTTACGGTAAAAAATTGTGTGATATTATCGATGAAGTGCCGTCATATTACAACATGCGTGAAAAAATAGCCTGTCCGGATAATTTAAAACAAAAAGTAATGGATTATATCTCAAAAGAAGGCAAAAAAATATTTGAAAAGGAACCTGAGACTCTTGATGGAGTTAGATTTTCGTTTGAAAAAGGATGGATGTTAATTAGGCCTTCAGGAACTGAAAGCTACGTTAGGGTTAGAGTTGAAGCAAAAGACGAAGATTTTGCAGAAAAATTAATGGAAAATGGAATTTCGATGGTAAAAACAGGAATTTCTGAAAATTAG